A single Cryptococcus neoformans var. grubii H99 chromosome 7, complete sequence DNA region contains:
- a CDS encoding syntaxin 18, with protein MPAADQTTLFRSILTTQQSSHPNLARSKSPAPISRKGKAKEGEDEGEFLKEAYRIHTHLRSLQQLLSSVRKAYLSTVEPPPLSRRPKEHRKDVNGDSKEEEEWAKWEKVKYLTDKERDEIDLRARMILRRCQERVGILEMTEQKRKSKTVSSAKPASTFLSLLPSLASSSISAVEPIISAHHASILWTLNDFLARLTGAVSDLQNERIKRREERSKTLGAGATLEAQRLGLASQAAKRSIPEGVITDVHDPAFSHTFASNPEDPHLNQGLGIIDPSAPPIEQVLSQEQIRAFESENNALLEHMSSTLSSVLSAEASLLEISQLQSELVRHLAQQTEVVEQLYEDAVGSVAEVKRANEQLTKARERGKDGRLFLLIFILGASFSLLFLDWYAA; from the exons ATGCCCGCAGCGGATCAAACAACTCTTTTTAGATCTATACTAACCACCCAACAATCATCTCACCCAAATTTAGCTCGTTCAAAGTCCCCGGCACCGATCTCTCGGAAGGGCAAAGcgaaggaaggggaggatgaaggggagTTTCTAAAAGAAGCTTATCGGATA CATACCCATCTCAGATCACTACAACAGCTCTTGAGTTCGGTTCGCAAGGCGTACCTCTCTACAGTTGAgcctcctcccctttctcGACGTCCGAAAGAGCATCGAAAAGATGTCAATGGGGACtccaaagaagaggaagagtgggcTAAATGGGAAAAAGTCAAATACTTGACCGacaaggagagagatgagattgaTCTAAGAGCGAGGATGATTCTGAGAAGGTGCCAGGAGCGAGTCGGAATTCTAGAAATGACAGAGCAAA AGCGCAAATCGAAGACGGTTTCATCGGCGAAGCCAGCCTCAACATTTTTATCATTACTTCCTTCCCTcgcatcctcatccataTCAGCCGTTGAGCCTATTATATCCGCTCATCACGCTTCCATTCTTTGGACTCTGAACGATTTTCTCGCGAGGCTCACCGGCGCGGTCAGCGACCTTCAGAATGAACGAATCAAGCGTCGGGAAGAACGTAGCAAGACCCTTGGTGCGGGTGCTACGCTTGAAGCTCAGCGACTAGGTCTGGCATCTCAAGCTGCGAAACGAAGTATCCCCGAGGGGGTGATCACCGACGTTCACGACCCGGCGTTTAGCCATACATTTGCCAGTAATCCTGAAGACCCACATTTGAACCAGGGTTTGGGTATTATCGATCCATCAGCCCCCCCTATCGAGCAGGTCTTATCGCAAGAACAGATACGAGCGTTCGAATCGGAGAATAACGCGCTATTAGAACACATGTCTTCCACCCTCTCATCTGTTCTTTCAGCTGAAGCATCACTGCTCGAGATCTCGCAACTCCAGTCAGAGCTGGTCAGACATCTCGCTCAGCAGACCGAAGTGGTTGAACAACTGTATGAAGACGCAGTGGGTAGTGTGGCAGAAGTCAAGAGGGCAAATGAGCAATTAACAAAGGCCAGAGAAAGAGGTAAGGACGGAAGGCTGTTCTTGTTGATATTCATTCTAGGCGCCAGTTTCAGTCTATTGTTCTTAGATTGGTATGCTGCATAG
- a CDS encoding ferrochelatase, with product MTAIQRPISAFARPSLPSSSRLRLGPLAFARQRFLATVKDGPAVGSKPPTAVLMMNMGGPSTVPEVHDFLSRLFHDNDLIPLPFQPLLAPLIAKRRTPSIEEQYSAIGGGSPILKWTQLQGAAMCSLLDELNPESAPHKPYVAFRYAKTLTEDALAEMKQDGVRRAVAFSQYPQYSSSTTGSSLNELYKQVKQLGWGGNGEVKWSVIDRWPTHPGLVEAFAHNIKTALQTYPEDRRGDVTILFSAHSLPLDIVNRGDPYTAEVAATVWAVMSKLNFSNPWRLTWQSKVGPKAWQGPQTAAAIEGYAKAGTKDICLVPVAFTSDHIETLYELDIEVKEEAEKLGVHLARASSLNDSPIFIRALADIVSNHLKDYDAGLIGPASKQLLSADPRHVSPRSQETRRWLASGGMNMGS from the exons ATGACTGCAATCCAACGTCCCATTTCTGCATTTGCCCGcccatctctcccttcttcttccaggCTCCGTCTCGGCCCCCTTGCCTTTGCTCGCCAAAGATTCTTAGCCACCGTGAAAGATGGACCTGCAGTTGGCTCAAAGCC ACCAACAG CTGTTCTTATGATGAACATGGGTGGACCTTCAACA GTCCCCGAAGTCCACGACTTCCTTTCACGTTTATTCCATGATAACGACCTTAttcctttgcccttccAGCCCCTCCTTGCCCCCCTCATCGCCAAGCGTCGAACCCCTTCCATCGAAGAGCAATACTCCGCCATCGGCGGCGGTTCTCCTATCCTCAAATGGACTCAGCTTCAAGGCGCTGCCATGTGCTCTCTATTGGATGAGCTTAACCCCGAATCGGCGCCACACAAACCTTATGTTGCTTTCCGATATGCCAAGACCCTCACTGAAGATGCGCTGGCAGAAATGAAGCAGGATGGCGTGCGGAGGGCCGTTGCTTTCAGCCAGTACCCTCAGTACAGTAGCTCTACCACTGGCAGTAGCTTGAACGAACTTTACAAGCAGGTGAAGCAGCTAGGCTGGGGTGGAAACGGCGAAGTCAAATGGAGTGTTATTGACCGATGGCCCACTCACCCTGGACTGGTAGAG GCTTTTGCACACAACATCAAAACTGCCTTACAGACTTACCCGGAAGACCGACGAGGTGATGTCaccattctcttctccgctcACTCTCTCCCCCTTGACATTGTCAA CCGTGGTGATCCCTACACTGCCGAAGTTGCCGCTACAGTCTGGGCTGTCATGTCCAAGCTCAACTTCTCCAATCCTTGGCGTCTTACTTGGCAATCCAAGGTCGGTCCTAAAGCCTGGCAAGGACCTCAGACCGCTGCGGCCATTGAGGGTTACGCTAAGGCGGGCACCAAGGACATTTGTCTCGTCCCCGTCGCCTTCACCAGTGACCACATCGAAACTCTCTATGAGCTTGATATTGaggtcaaagaagaggctgaaaAA CTCGGTGTTCACTTGGCAAGagcctcttctctcaaTGACTCTCCCATTTTCATCCGCGCCCTCGCCGACATCGTCTCCAACCACCTCAAAGACTATGATGCCGGTTTGATAGGTCCCGCGAGCAAGCAACTCTTGTCCGCTGATCCTCGACATGTGAGCCCTAGGTCTCAAGAGACTAGGCGCTGGTTGGCTAGTGGAGGCATGAACATGGGCTCTTAG
- a CDS encoding potassium:hydrogen antiporter, with protein sequence MAPFYTTISGAPTHFAKLLSIRAVSSNVISGADPTEVDPSNPITLFIIQLVIIIVFTQSLGWAFSYMKQPKVIAEIIGGIILGPTVFGRIPHFTEHIFPTASLSYLNLISTIGLVLFLFLVGVEVDIGVMKRHGKASGIISAAGMILPFGLGSAIAVPVYHNFVDTENVSFGHFLLFVGVAMAITAFPVLCRILTSTKLIDTRVGVMVLAAGVGNDVVGWVLLALTLALVNAQSGATAVYVLLCAVGWAVILLWPIRKLFFYLVKRTGSLEHGPTPGMMVLTLLIVFVSAFVTDIIGVHPIFGGFIAGLIIPHEGGFAIALVEKIDDLVTMLFLPIYFVLSGLQTNLGLLDTGHIWGYTILLCVVAFCGKFFGCAGAALTMKYPMRESIAIGLLMSCKGLVELIVLNVGLSAGIIDQRLFSMFVIEAVVLTFLTTPCTLAVYPERVRVRISDLRKGDQDVDSEKQVGGSNIAGASGGREHTSRFLVILQKLEHLSAVMLLTQMLEPPVPEAREPWDAAEHSAKEGRKGKKSISDDESINSHSNTGTTLHHSHHHNDSKHNILHRVGHVTHPSGDLPRLDALKLVELTGRTFSVMQSAEKDQLLHSDNALQLYRQFGRLRGLEISPHISIVGQDSFSQAVADYATDLGSELVILPWTVPTQGGNPELIDPSVGSSSSSTVSQFDTIFGSESAGSPMYSHFVRRVFSECPSDVALFVDRGFGGASSFKPGSGQHIFMPFFGGPDDRLALRFVVQLCGHAGVTATIVRVQKEEGDGEDEEASREGDKSNVALHQAALQSNQLTVGGATQYPETQARLQSDTADSLAWSYFSSPSVSPSRPLHLETALSRISFHSTTTHQPLTYAFTCAESAMRATSAHAKTWRPMLIVAGRGRRGAAINHETELNRVLAAKSLNPSIGAELRKTVGDVAAGLILGGSAPGTASYLIMGAGKR encoded by the exons ATGGCCCCGTTCTACACCACCATATCAGGTGCACCCACACACTTCGCAAAGCTCCTCTCCATTCGCGCAGTATCA TCCAATGTCATATCAGGCGCAGATCCCACGGAGGTCGATCCTTCCAAC CCCATAACCCTGTTCATCATTCAA CTTGTGATCATCATTGTCTTCACCCAGAGTCTAGGCTGGGCATTTAGCTATATGAAACAACCCAAGGTTATCGCCGAGATCATAGGCGGCATTATCCTTGGTCCCACCGTCTTTGGCCGTATCCCACACTTTACCGAACACATTTTCCCTACCGCCTCATTAAGTTATCTCAACTTGATATCCACAATTGGCCTGgttctctttcttttccttgtcgGCGTTGAAGTTGATATCGGAGTCATGAAGAGGCATGGAAAAGCAAGTGGTATCATTTCTGCGGCGGGCATGATTTTGCCCTTTGGTTTAGGATCAGCCATTGCTGTACCCGTGTACCACAATTTTGTTGACACAGAGAATGTCTCCTTTGGGCATTTTTTGCTGTTCGTTGGTGTCGCCATGGCCATCACAGCTTTCCCCGTTTTATGTCGAATTTTGACGTCCACCAAACTCATTGACACCCGTGTGGGAGTGATGGTCCTGGCAGCTGGTGTAGGTAACGATGTAGTTGGCTGggttcttcttgctctcaCCCTTGCCCTCGTTAATGCCCAATCGGGTGCGACTGCAGTATATGTCTTGCTCTGCGCTGTCGGATGGGCAGTCATCCTGCTTTGGCCCATCAGGAAACTCTTTTTCTATCTTGTCAAGAGGACGGGAAGCTTGGAGCATGGACCAACCCCAGGAATGATGGTATTGACACTGTTGATTGTTTTTGTTTCAGCGTTTGTCACGGATATCATCG GGGTGCATCCTATCTTTGGAGGGTTTATCGCAGGATTAATCATTCCTCACGAAGGTGGTTTCGCCATTGCCcttgttgagaagattgatgATCTGGTGACCATGCTTTTCTTGCCCATT TATTTTGTACTTTCTGGGCTCCAAACCAACCTCGGGCTTCTTGATACTGGCCATATCTGGGGATACACGATACTTCTTTGTGTCGTAGCTTTCTGCGGAAAGTTCTTTGGATGTGCAGGTGCTGCCTTGACAATGAAATATCCCATGAGGGAGAGCATAGCCATTGGCTTGTTGATGAGTTGCAAAGG TCTTGTCGAACTCATTGTCCTCAACGTCGGCCTTTCTGCCGGCATCATCGACCAGCGACTTTTTTCAATGTTTGTTATCGAAGCTGTCGTCCTCACTTTCTTGACCACACCTTGCACACTCGCCGTTTACCCCGAGCGTGTCCGTGTACGCATCAGCGACCTTCGTAAAGGCGATCAGGATGTTGACTCTGAGAAGCAAGTTGGCGGTTCGAATATTGCCGGTGCATCTGGTGGGCGTGAGCACACCAGCAGATTCTTGGTCATCTTGCAAAAGCTCGAACATCTTTCAGCTGTCATGCTCCTTACACAGATGCTTGAGCCACCTGTGCCTGAAGCAAGAGAGCCATGGGATGCGGCAGAACATTCTGCAAAAGAGGGTAGGAAGGGTAAAAAGTCTATCAGTGACGACGAGTCAATCAACTCCCATTCCAACACTGGCaccactcttcatcactctcaTCACCATAACGATAGCAAGCACAATATCCTGCACCGTGTCGGACATGTTACTCACCCCTCAGGAGACCTTCCTCGTCTCGACGCTCTCAAGCTTGTCGAGCTCACTGGTCGTACATTCTCCGTCATGCAATCTGCTGAGAAGGATCAGCTGCTTCATTCGGATAATGCCTTGCAACTCTATCGCCAATTTGGACGATTACGAGGTTTGGAAATCTCACCACACATCTCAATCGTAGGACAAGATTCTTTCTCTCAAGCGGTGGCAGATTACGCGACAGATCTAGGTAGCGAACTAGTCATCCTTCCTTGGACTGTCCCTACTCAAGGGGGTAACCCTGAGCTTATCGATCCCTCAGTtggaagcagcagcagctctACGGTGTCCCAGTTTGATACCATCTTTGGCTCTGAATCCGCTGGTTCCCCCATGTACTCTCACTTTGTCCGTCGCGTATTTTCCGAATGTCCCAGTGATGTCGCCTTGTTTGTCGATAGGGGCTTTGGAGGCGCCTCCAGTTTTAAACCTGGGTCTGGGCAACATATCTTCATGCCATTTTTTGGCGGGCCCGATGACAGACTTGCGTTGAGGTTTGTGGTACAACTGTGCGGTCATGCGGGTGTAACTGCTACTATTGTCAGAGttcagaaggaagaaggggatggtgaagatgaagaggctaGCCGCGAAGGTGACAAGTCGAATGTCGCATTGCACCAAGCTGCTTTGCAGTCTAATCAGCTCACTGTCGGCGGAGCAACCCAATACCCCGAGACTCAAGCTCGCCTTCAATCAGATACTGCCGACTCTCTCGCTTGGTCGTACTTTTCATCACCTTCtgtctctccttctcgtcctcttcacctcgAAACGGCTCTCTCCCGCATTTCGTTCcattccaccaccactcaCCAACCTCTTACATATGCTTTTACCTGTGCCGAGAGCGCCATGCGAGCCACATCCGCGCACGCCAAGACTTGGAGACCTATGTTGATTGTTGCTGGACGAGGACGACGCGGAGCCGCTATCAACCACGAAACAGAGCTGAACAGGGTACTGGCTGCAAAATCGCTCAACCCCAGTATCGGAGCGGAACTGAGGAAGACGGTCGGTGATGTTGCTGCGGGGTTGATTCTTGGTGGGAGTGCACCTGGCACGGCGAGTTACTTGATCATGGGAGCTGGAAAACGATGA
- a CDS encoding small subunit ribosomal protein S10e: MIISKQNRRAIYEYLFKEGVLVAPKDFNRPSHPDLPAVRNLEVIKAMQSLNSKGYVKTQFSWQWYYYTLTEEGLAYLREFLHLPSEIVPQTHMKPVARQTGRPSGQREGGYRAPRGDREYRRRDDGEKEGGEYRPRFGGVARGAPSS; the protein is encoded by the exons ATGATCATTTCCAAGCAGAACCGCAGGGCC ATCTACGAGTACCTCTTCAAGGAGGGTGTTCTCGTTGCCCCCAAGGACTTCAACCGCCCCTCCCACCCTGACCTCCCTGCTGTCCGAAACCTCGAGGTTATCAAGGCCATGCAGTCCCTCAACTCCAAGGGCTACGTCAAGACTCAATTCTCTTGGCAGTGGTACTACTACACTCTCACCGAGGAGGGTCTTGCCTACCTCCGAGagttcctccacctcccctCTGAGATTGTTCCTCAGACCCACATGAAGCCCGTTGCCCGACAGACCGGCAGGCCTTCTGGTCAGCGTGAGGGTGGCTACAGGGCCCCCAGGGGTGACCGAGAGTacaggaggagggacgacggtgagaaggagggtggCGAGTACCGACCC CGATTCGGCGGTGTTGCCCGTGGTGCCCCCTCTTCTTAA
- a CDS encoding glucosidase codes for MTSTSEVDNPRSRQNSTNSLNNPAGSPSSRQPSHSRNDSEVIAASGVRHPSANHRPNASMSGSPGHLRSRSSHNASPVSALTRRKSSPNLSVPSSGRIMFGGDGSHTSGAERIIKGTSKWLRDKMGNGGEKNDHWLVLDLPSPSMLSDAGSMAIPVYDTRGYPSREGSLDRPRVAADTGTRQQGSAPTSCPEINVHLSQSTKNRSSPLGYTHNASLTPLAAQFPARNASPLNASLPSLADFYPDSVIFGNRTFGSGPRPALSVFGSSESSVMTIRSMSSLRSGFGTDTDSARKFRLDSDAGSDEGLIDIEARLKRHAAQGAYGMKNILPKSRLVNELEGNEEKRGLYDLLPFHIDPSQWEGANTEDDDELHRPESQDELDTQYFSSRGLANLGCLAIMGLAVVFLFAGLPIFEYFTTLPADTHGAFNIGGINSTGQVPDVANIFQLIDPDTPPEAYTHKSLDTGEEWDLVFSDEFNEDGRTFYNGDDPFWEAADLHYWQTNNLEWYDPSRLTTKNGKLVITLDEISSHGMNFEGGMMSSWNRFCFTGGYMEVSVSLPGTNDIPGLWPAVWTMGNLGRAGYGGSLDGTWPYTYDSCDVGTLPNQTLNGKPAVALTQGDPGHNNELSYLPGQRLSRCTCPDDDTHPGPKHSDGSFVGRSAPEIDLFEATLDMSIGKGQVSQSGQWAPFNPDYHFLNSSSKYYEIYDHDVTQINSYFGSVYQQATSGLSLTNQECYTDETGCFAVYGMEYAPGADGYITWVNDNKKAWTIHGAAMGPNKEAEVDQRPVTEEPMYMVLNLGISQNFGAVHFVGLQKLWPVQMEVDYVRVYQDPKKKNIGCDPAGRPTASYIARFPEAYSNANITTFDQVPNKKRPKNSLVDQC; via the exons ATGACATCCACCAGCGAAGTCGACAACCCACGCAGTCGACAAAACTCAACAAATTCGCTCAATAACCCTGCTGGTAGTCCATCTTCGAGGCAACCCTCTCATTCCCGTAACGATTCGGAAGTTATCGCTGCTTCTGGAGTCAGACATCCTTCGGCCAACCACCGGCCCAACGCTTCCATGTCAGGATCTCCAGGCCATCTCCGCTCAAGGTCTTCTCACAATGCTTCACCCGTTTCAGCACTTACTCGGAGGAAGTCATCACCCAACCTCTCAGTGCCCTCATCTGGCAGGATCATGTTTGGAGGCGATGGATCTCACACTTCTGGAGCTGAGCGTATCATCAAGGGTACTAGCAAATGGTTGAGGGACAAAATGGGTAATGGCGGGGAAAAAAACGACCATTGGTTAGTACTggatcttccttctccatcgaTGCTTAGTGACGCGGGGAGTATGGCCATACCCGTTTACGACACTCGCGGATACCCATCCCGTGAAGGATCTCTTGATAGGCCTCGGGTGGCAGCCGACACAGGAACTCGTCAACAAGGGTCCGCCCCCACTTCCTGTCCCGAGATCAACGTACACCTCTCTCAGTCTACAAAGAACAGGTCGAGCCCTCTCGGATATACACACAATGCAAGTCTCACACCCCTTGCAGCCCAGTTTCCAGCTCGTAATGCATCGCCGCTCAACGCATCTCTACCAAGCTTGGCGGATTTCTACCCCGATAGCGTCATCTTTGGCAACAGGACATTTGGTAGCGGCCCGAGGCCTGCTCTTAGTGTTTTTGGCAGCTCGGAATCTTCAGTCATGACCATTCGAAGCATGTCCTCATTGAGAAGTGGATTTGGAACTGATACAGATAGTGCCAGAAAATTCAGACTCGATTCCGACGCGGGTTCAGATGAGGGGCTAATAGACATAGAGGCGAGGCTAAAGAGACATGCGGCCCAAGGCGCGTATGGTATGAAGAATATTCTCCCCAAATCAAGGCTTGTCAACGAATTGGAAGGGAATGAGGAAAAACGAGGTCTGTATGATTTG CTTCCCTTCCATATTGATCCCTCCCAGTGGGAGGGTGCGAACacggaggatgatgacgaacTGCACAGACCGGAATCACAAGATGAACTTGAT ACCCAGTACTTTTCTAGTCGTGGGCTTGCCAACTTGGGCTGCTTGGCAATCATGGGCCTAGCTgttgtttttctttt CGCCGGTCTGCCTATCTTCGAGTATTTCACTACTCTACCCGCGGACACGCATGGAGCGTTTAATATAGGAGGTATCAA TTCTACAGGGCAAGTGCCTGACGTAGCCAATATCTTCCAGCTAATCGATCCCGACACGCCGCCCGAAGCCTATACTCACAAAAGTTTAGACACAGGGGAGGAATGGGACCTGGTTTTTTCAGACGAGTTCAATGAGGATGGACGAACTTTCTATAATG GTGATGACCCTTTCTGGGAAGCCGCCGACTTGCATTATTGGCAAACCAATAACTTGGAATG GTATGACCCCAGTCGATTAACTACTAAAAACGGGAAACTGGTCATTACCCTTGATGAAATTTCTAGTCATGGCATGAATTTTGAGGGGGGTA TGATGTCCAGTTGGAATAGGTTTTGTTTTACAGGCGGTTATATGGAAG TTTCTGTATCTCTCCCCGGCACGAATGACATCCCTGG TCTTTGGCCCGCTGTTTGGACTATGGGAAACTTAGGACGGGCGGGATATGGAGGATCTCTTGATGGCACTTGGCCGTATACCTATGATTCATGCGACGTTGGCACATTACCCAACCAGACGCTCAATG GTAAACCAGCAGTAGCGTTGACTCAAGGCGATCCGGGCCACAATAACGAGCTCTCGTACTTGCCTGGACAGCGTCTCTCAAGATGCACCTGCCCGGACGATGACACTCACCCGGGGCCTAAACATTCTGATGGGTCTTTTGTAGGGAGATCAGCCCCTGAGATTGATTTATTTGAGGCTACT CTTGATATGTCGATCGGCAAGGGTCAAGTGTCGCAGTCCGGACAATGGGCACCTTTCAACCCAGACTACCAC TTCCTCAATTCTTCCAGCAAATATTACGAAATTTATGACCATGATGTTACCCAGATTAATAGCTATTTCGGCAGTGTTTATCAACAGGCTACGTCTGGCTTGAGTTTGACCAACCAA GAATGCTA TACCGATGAGACTGGTTGTTTCGCGGTTTATGGAATGGAATATGCTCCTGGAGC GGACGGTTATATTACTTGGGTCAACGATAACAAGAAAGCTTGGACTATCCACGGGGCTG CTATGGGACCTAATAAAGAAGCTGAAGTTGATCAACGGCCTGTGACAGAAGAACCCATGTACATGGTACTCAACTTGGGTATCTCGCAGAACTTCGGAGCTGTCCA TTTCGTTGGCTTACAAAAGCTATGGCCTGTGCA AATGGAGGTCGACTATGTTCGAGTATATC AGGacccaaagaagaagaacataGGCTGTGATCCAGCTGGCCGTCCAACGGCGTCATATATCGCCAG ATTTCCCGAAGCATACTCGAACGCGAATATT ACAACTTTCGATCAAGTCCCGAATAAGAAACGACCTAAGAACAGTTTGGTTGATCAATGCTAA
- a CDS encoding GDP-mannose transporter 1: protein MSKPFVPTPSISRPATPSALDYGKDEASSTLLRDMDERGDRERKDREERERKEAAPSGQEQVLPILSYCAASIMMTVVNKYVVSGANFTMTFLLLAIQSSVCVLAVTTVKKLGFITFRDFDKNDAKAWWPISTLLVAVIYTGSKALQFLSIPVYTIFKNLTIILIAYGEVFMFNGAVTGLTLCSFALMVGSSIIAAWSDITSVWNKEPELDPTTGLEIAVGPVSTIGGLNAGYVWMALNCFVSAAYVLFMRKRIKITGFKDWDSMYYNNLLSIPILVVFSVVTEDWGSESLALNFPASNRVLLLSAMAFSGAAAVFISYSTAWCVRITGSTTYSMVGALNKLPVAASGILFFGDPANFGNISAIAVGGVAGVVYAVAKTNQAKMEKARQARAAGGRP, encoded by the exons ATGTCTAAACCGTTTGTGCCCACACCCAGCATCTCTCGCCCGGCCACGCCCTCAGCTCTCGACTACGGCAAGGACGAGGCCTCGTCCACCCTCCTGAGAGACATGGACGAGCGGGGAGAcagggagaggaaagacagggaggaaagggagaggaaggaggctgCGCCGTCGGGACAGGAGCAAG tccttcccatcctctcaTACTGTGCCGCCAGTATCATGATGACCGTCGTCAATAAG TACGTCGTGTCCGGCGCGAACTTCACCATGAccttcttgttgttggcTATCCAATCGAGTGTCTGCGTTTTGGCCGTCACGACCGTGAAGAAGCTCGGTTTTATCACTT TCCGTGACTTTGACAAGAATGACGCCAAGGCCTGGTGGCCCATTTCAACGTTGTTGGTGGCTGTCATCTACACTGGTTCAAAGGCATTG CAATTCTTGTCTATCCCCGTCTACAC CATCTTCAAGAATTTGACCATTATCCTTATT GCCTACGGGGAAGTGTTCATGTTCAACGGTGCCGTCACTGGTCTCACTCTCTGTTCTTTCGCTCTTATG GTTGGCTCTTCTATCATCGCCGCCTGGTCCGATATCACTTCTGTGTGGAACAAAGAGCCCGAGCTGGACCCTACTACCGGTCTCGAGATTGCTGTTGGCCCCGTATCGACCATTGGTGGCCTTAATGCTGGTTACGTCTGGATGGCGCTCAACTGTTTTGTCTCTGCTGCCTAC GTTTTATTCATGCGAAAGCGAATCAAGATCACTGGCTTCAAGGACTGGGACTCTATGTATTACAacaaccttctttccattccCATCCTTGTTGTTTTCTCTGTTGTCACCGAAGACTGGGGTTCTGAATCTCTTGCTCTCAACTTCCCGGCTTCCAACCGTGtgctccttctttccgCCATGGCCTTTTCCGGTGCCGCCGCCGTTTTCATTTCATACTCTACCGCCTGGTGTGTCCGTATCACTGGTTCCACAACATACAGTATGGTCGGAGCTCTGAACAAGTTGCCTGTCGCCGCGAGCGGTATTTTATTCTTTGGTGACCCCGCCAACTTTGGCAACATCTCAGCCATCGCTGTCGGTGGTGTCGCTGGTGTGGTGTACGCTGTGGCCAAGACTAACCAggcgaagatggagaaggctAGGCAGGCAAGAGCTGCTGGTGGTAGGCCATAA